From the genome of Tripterygium wilfordii isolate XIE 37 chromosome 6, ASM1340144v1, whole genome shotgun sequence:
AATCTTGATTCATTTCCAGCACATACTATATATAATACTTGGTCCAATGATTAAATCAAGCAAGTTAGACCAATATTGCACAACTAGTCTCAATTAGGTCCAATGTTGCAAAGACATGTTTAACCTGAATTCTTCACAATATGAATCTGAATTTGCAGCTCATAATCTCCGGAATATATAGCCCTAAGACTTGTTCTAATCATCTCTCAATGTatccttagtggaaagttgtcGAActtaggtttttcttggtttcctagagctccaagctcattcttcaAAACGGAtatcaattcttcctcaatTCTGAATTCTGAACATATTTAAACCTTTGCAAGATTTTACCTACAAAGAATTTGGTGTATATACATCTCATTTGGCTTGTAAACTTGTGAAAGTTTCATGCCTTGCCTTAGGTCAATCACATAGACATACGattaaataaattcaaatttATATATGATAAATCACAATAAgcatattagaatgtccacgtCAAGTTTCACATCAAAATTTCTTCATATAGTCATTCATCTTAGAATTGAAAGCGCAACTATCACAGTTTGAGCTTTGGACATATGCAACAGCTTCATGCATACAATTTAATAGTAAAAAGATGAAATTTTATAAATTACTTTGAAAATGATATGTTCATTTATGTCTTAACTACATTTCAGTTTAAGAAACACATCAATCAGACTTCATATGACTGAGTTATGCCATTTTGACTTAACCGTGCGCAGGCTGACTTATAGACAAACCATCCTTTTTCAGTTTTCTCTTAAACCACACTTAGCcaaatatgttcataatgatgaaactaggatgcacacaaaatttcatataaatcggagttcatttggttcaccttGTTCACAAAGAAACACATATACACAAAGCTTAGGTTAAATGTAGTTTTGGcagaatttaagcatatgaccggatagatatgtgatgcacttaatttctcatcaatcttgtcctagaacatatatattAGACCCTCACAGATATGTGGTTCAAGGTTCAAAACTCATGAAATGTAAGGCTTGCTCACATTTCGTCTAGGATTGAAAGAACTTTACGCATCACATATGAGTACAAGTTATTACTCAAACTGAACGTTATACAACGTAAACTCATATGGTCACGTCTAAGGAGATTTTCTATGTTGGTCATCCTTGCTCATCATTTTGTTACTCGCATTGATATTAATTTTACAACAATTTATGTTGTTACATCTCATTTTGACTATGAAACTGTTGATGCTATTGGAAAATGTCAGTGTTACTGCAATTAGTCATAAGTGTGACAATTTCAtttttaatacaagaaatgtaTTATTACAAAATAATGTTATGTAACCGGAGCAGCATAGACATGCTTGATCCTTCTCAGCAAACACTTGCAAGACTTTCTTGCCAAGCCCATCCCCTTACTTGTCAACTAGGGCTTTTTAAACCCCAGTTGCAATCCTACGTGCCTCCCTACATAAAACCCCTACCAATCTTAGAATCATGATTGTCCTTCGCCATActgcctctcttttttttgtctcttcctTGAAAGAGTTTAAAATCAGCACTAGCATCTTTGAGGTCTAATTGTAgtgaaatatttaaataaatcaTCAAGCGTCTGGTTTATAGAGGATGTGTAGCGGTATATGAGCCTAATCTCCAGAGTCATGGGATTATCCACCATCACTGGATTGGGATTAGCGGTAAACTTCCTTCCCAACCTAAAGTTTCCCAATGTAAACTTTATGTTGGGAAATGGAAAACTCACTACATGTGGTGGACGAATGATAACATCATTGTCCACGGGTGCGTCCACGGGTGCTTTAATGAGCGTGCTGGGTATTCGAACCCCAGGTCAGATTAGAGCAACACGAAGACGATCCCGCAATGACATCCTCTCTTGTATAGGGATGACAACAAATCGAGCATCCTTCCATTTtggaaataccaaaaccgtgtTCGTTTAATCGCTCTATAACCGTTTAAAACCCCATTACAACTACCAAAATCGGAACCTTCCCAAATCGGTTTACCATTGGGTACCCTAtgcataaaaattatttatctacagtgcatataatttatctgcagcatatataatatatctaCAATGTAAATTTAGTGCAGACGAATTTCAATATATTCTAaccataacaaaatcacaatagataagagcaattgcaatggtttaCCATTGCTTGAGACAACAAAACACATTGGGACATATGCATATGTGATGTGGCAAGGCATGAATAAGTTTTCTCTACAATGGTTTAAAGTCTAATGGCTTCACTTATGCCATTTCTTGGAGGGAAAAGTATAAATATACTGTCAAAATCTATTGAAAACAACACAAACCAACAATAAAATACTGAGGCAGTCTTGAACAAAAGTAATACTATTTACTTGATTTTTTTGCATGTGATTGCTCTTTCTGTCACAAGAAAATGTTGGACAAAGTCGGATCACTGCCAAAGGTAATACTacttacttgattttttttcatgttcttcCTCTCTCTGTCGCAAGAAGGTGTTGGACAAAGTCGAATCACTGCCAAAATACTTGTTGAATTCATGCTGCCCCTCCTGTTCCTGTAGGTTGCTATCATAGTTCTTCTGATCGACTTTGTTCACATGTGCACAGTTTTACAGTTTATATCTATACATGCTATATAAATATAAGAAATGAAACACATGTGCACAGTTGAattgtttaattatttatgCAAGACAAACAACATCCAAACCTATGCAAATCTACAAGGAAAGGTGGACGCTTCATGGGATTCAAGTACATGCATAcacccttatatatatatatatgtatacacatatacacttATGTTCATCATCTGCCCAATTTGTTTTACACACAAAAATATCCTATTAACTTCCCTTCATTTACCCAAGAAATGGCGGACAACTCCTCTAAGAGATGATGGAGGCTAGCCCAGCGAAGACGCAGGAGTCAGGATGCCGATGAAATTGATGAAGGATTGACAGTCTTGCATGCATATGCGCttcaaaatcatcaacatattAGCGAGATGCTTCTCGTACTTGTGACTGCTACATCAATTCAACCAAGGTCACGCATCGCAATCCACAGAAACTGAGAAACATCTCACGAAGATCTTGTGCATGATTACTTTGCACCTGATTGAACTTATCCACCACATTTCTTTAGGCGGAGATTTCGTATGTGCCGTGAGTTATTTCTCATAATCGAAGCTGATCTAGCCAAAAATGATACATATTTTCAACATTGACCTGATTGCATGGGACGGCTTGGTTTTTCAGCCATACAAAAAATGATAGCTACCCTTCGGTTATTGGCATAAGGTGGTCCAATGGATAAAGTGGATGAATTCATAAAGATTCGAGACTCCACTGAAAAAGAAACATTGTTAAAATTTTGCAAGAACGTTATACAACTTTACACGGAGCAGTATCTAAGATCACCAAATATGTATGACACTCAACAACTTATGAACGAAAATGCACAACGTGGTTTTCTGGGAATGCTGGGCTCCTTCGATTGCATGCACTGGGAATGGCACGGTGGGATGACAAGGGCAATTCACAGGAAACGTGGGTACACCTACGTTGATTTTAGAAGCTGTGACATCTTATGACTTATGGATTTGGCATGCTTTTTTTGGTATGGCTGGATCACATAACGATCTAACTATTCTGTGTCATTCacatatttttaatcaattcaTTAGAGGTCATACGCCCAACATGCAATTCATAGTCAACAGCCATGTTCATCATACATCGTACTATCTAATTGATGGAAAATACCCACAATATGCGACACTGATGCAATCTATTTCGCACCCACATACTGCACAGGATAAAGTCTTCGCGAGAGCACAAGAAAGTGTTTGTACGGATGTCGAACGTGCTTTTGGTGTCTTACAGGCAAGGTGGGGCTTCACCCGAGGACCAGTTACTTTCTACGACACAGTAGATCTCAGAAGAATTATGATGACATGCATTATTCTTCATAATATGATCATTGAGGACGAGAGGCACATTGACATTGATCCATGGGTACCTCCCCCGATGATGAAGTGTCTCCAATCGATCGGATCACATCCCCTACTGTTCTCTCACACTACATTCATATGTGCATGGAACAAATATGCGACAAACAAAGTAATGCAGAGTTGAGAAAAGATTTAATGGCTCACATATGACAAATGTATGGTAGCATTGACGTAGAATGACCACCCATCAATTGGTGAATCCTACATAAGAGGATTATGATATAACTTTCTTTAAGGTTGTCCACTTTGAATCGCAGTTTCTTGTAATATACCTCACCACTATTAGAAATTAGGTGCAAATGTGTTTAAACTGTCATCACTCCAAAGGTGTTTAAATAGAGAAAGTTCATTGTAGTCAACTGGATAGCTTTTTCATGTATGTGGCATGGAGGAAAAATGAATCCAATGTAAGAACATAGTGGTACACTGCAATCTTAAACATGTCTCATGTCCCATGCATTACCTCTAAATCAATCCAAATGAAACTgtaatattttaaataaaataaacagaaaTACAACATTGATAAGAAATCCCAAACATAACAATTATGAAGTCCACCTAACAACAATATTAGCAAACATCACGTACAAAAACCCAACTTCAACAGTGAAGTACCCATCCACTTGATCAGCTAGCATTACCGAATTAGCCACTTGATTCATCCAACCAATCTTCATCGTTGAACCTACaagaaaatttttttaataaagctTGTGCGTAATATTTAACAAGATCCTAGCAGATTTGTAACATCATGTTTGCAAACTATGTACCTCCTTCGTGCAACATCTAATGTAGCAGCTCACTTTCCATGCCCACCAACAACACGCGAAGGACTCACAGGCTCGATCGTATCCACTTGTCGAAGTTCTTACGATACACAATtatgaaaaaatagaaaaaaaaatgaaagatctGCACAATATCCACTTTCACAAGCCTGCTCATTTCTGGACCTATCCCAATCTCTTCTGCTCACAAAATTCTCCCAAACTCTCAACCAGAATGAAACCTTGTCTTGACTTGTCCCAACAGTTGGATTAGTACTAATCTTGACCCGAGATTTGCACAAATCAATATCCTCCTTCATCTTCCAGTTAGGAGGTCGTGGAGTTCTTTCATCATTCTGAGTCCtacttttttatgcatttcgATGGCCCTGATACGGTTTGCACTGAAGGTGTGGATTGGACTTGAGAAGGGAATGTGGTGGGCTGACATTGAGTACTAATTGGGGTAGGTGTTGGTGAGGATAGTGCCACAATCGGGGGATTTAGATAATGTTGTTGATTGGGTAGCAAGGTTTGTACCATTACTGGATTGCTACCAAAAACCCTTGGGTCTATGCCCGATTGTACCATTTGGAGGAGTTTGAGAGTTGGAATCGTTATTGTTGTTCATCTTAAATTAAGATAAGAATACCTGAAGATCTGGGGTgagacaaaaatgaaataaaatgaaaccTAATTTGATGGAGAGTTACAGAAAATGAACATAAAAGGGTGATGAGCTTACTTGGCAAGGCAACGAAAATGGTAGAGTTGATTACagtcacaaaaataaaaagctcCACTTATCTAGCTCCAATGTAACAGATCTTCACCACTTTGCTTTTATAATATAACCTGATAATAgacaaatatataaatagtaaaaaaataCTAGATAAATTAAATGAtttcaaaatttaataaaagaaaacaatttgttTACAAAGGAACTCGAAATTCACAGAATCTTCTTATGAGATGAACAAAAGATGGTTATGGATTTAAGCATGATCTCTTTGATTTGAACTAAAATGATACAGATGTATCTTCACTTCTTCCTTATTCAGTTATATCTAAAAATGCTAAGAAGATCACATACCCACAATATTCGAAGCCAAATTATCAACAGATCTAGCATTTTCACCACATACAAAGATAAGTCGCAAAGGTTGCATACAATCACACACAAATACACAATTGACATTGCTAGAACGATGATCCAATATCATCCTATCTAGATTCACGATCAAACATCAATGAATTCgaaattcaataaatcaaatcatAGATCGTGAATCAAAATCGCACGAATCAAGCCTAATGAATGAAGCCTGATGACTAGATTCAAACATATGTACAACACGTAGAGACAAAAAGACAAGGAAGAAACCTGATGAAAGAAGTAAGACAACAAAATCCACAGAATGGAAACGCTGTGTGTTGTGGTTGAAGATccagaaaatatataaaaacctTATTAGGCGAGTCCGTGTATTGAGTGACCGAAACGGTGGACGACAGTCGTTCGATCGGTGATGCCAGATTAGTCGTACATGGATAGCGGTGGCGTCGAACGCTATTTCACTTTCGCGTTTTAACTTTACTCTGGAGGAGAAGTCGTTGGTGTGGGCCAGGTTTCAGTAAAAGCAAGCCAGCATGGGGGCAATCCAAACACCCTTCCCCCATGCTTGGCCTATCAAATTTAAGCCAATATAAGTGTATTGTTGGAGAGTAAAGTTTGTCTATGAGCCAATAAATTGCTAAAATCTATGATCCATGGGCCAACAAAAGTATATTGTTGCAATTGCTctaatgcagataaatttatcagaattatttttttattctaataaATTTACTCAATGGACAAATTCCCTTAAAATGATTAGTTTTTATTAGGGAATGAAATTGGTGAAATGAGGAAGCTATAATATGATGTTTATAAACTATTTATCTACACCGCATGTAATTTATCTACACTTCAATGAATTTGTCTACACTGCATATGAATTTATCCACACTATATGTAATATATGCactatatataaattttatttatttgcatcgtatatgaatttatttgcactgcatataaattaatttaatttatcgaCACCACATACGAATTTGTCTGCACTGTATATAAATTGAATTTATCTGCACCGCATatgaatttatctgcactgcatATAAATTCAATTTATCTGCACTATATTAAAACATTCATATGTGGCTATTGTTTCCACACTCTGAGGCTTTCCATAAATAAAGAAACATAAAACATTCCAATGTTTCTGAACATCTTCAAGAAAAGAACAACCAAGTGTTCCAACACATTCTCTTGTACCACATCCATATGCGTGACCTTATGGTAATTAGCAAAATACAAAAAGATCAAAAGTGTAAACCAAATGTAACACATATTCAACTAAAACACACAAAAAGAGAAGCTGGTGTGGGTGGGAAAGGAAGTGGGTGGAGATGTCAATAGATATGCGAAAAATATCTCATTCATACCAACACAAGGAAACAGTAGCCACAATCAATAGCACCAGCGATTGACCCCTTCCATACACCATTGGATAGGAGATAATGAGACGATCACATCGTTGTCGAGATGTCACCTAAGCTCCAGCCAAGCAATCGCATGCGTGGCAAGATTACAATGATCGATAGTTCTAGTGTGAGAAGCTCTCGATAAGAGAAAACAAACTTTAACAGCACCAATGGCATTTACGAGTTGAGGGTAGTAtttgtaataaaaattatattttaaataatttgtgAATAAATCTTATCCACTTATAAACCTTGTGCgttgaaaaaaattagagtgtattataataaaagtttgatttgagAGACCAATTGCtaattaacctttttttttacttatgaTAACAATTGGAGTTCCACTAAAATCTAGGGCTGTTACGGTAgcggtaaattatccattggtataccattaccgatacATTGATTaccgaaaatgataaaatatcgatataccgttaccaatactTCGGTATGATAAATTTACCGTTGAATTCGGTATCGGTAACGGTAGGCAAAGTTCAAAATcgataaatttcccgattaccgacatatatattaaatatatattaatattatttttagttttaattttatttaattaggaCCCTTGGATCTCTTGGAAAATAGATCAGACCAtacatttttagggtttatttggTCACACTGATCACTCTCATGCTCTCCTCCTCAGTTGATATCCTACTCTCTCACTCCCAAAGTCTCAAGTTTCATCCTTTTGTAGTCTCCTCAGTGGGTCAAACGCCCAGTGTTGTGGCTACTGCTCACGGGCCTCTCATCCTCTCTGTCATCCCAAATAGGAATCCCGCCTAAAATTGTGGCCATCTCACGACCCTCTCAAGGCCCTACTCATGGTACCATCAGGCATCTGCAGCCAAGCACCATCCATTCTGAGGTTTTTTCTCTGATTTTTTGAGTTGGATTTGGGTTTTCTTCTGGGAGATGATATGATTCATGTGGTAGTATAAGCTTGTTAACA
Proteins encoded in this window:
- the LOC120000674 gene encoding uncharacterized protein LOC120000674, whose protein sequence is MDKVDEFIKIRDSTEKETLLKFCKNVIQLYTEQYLRSPNMYDTQQLMNENAQRGFLGMLGSFDCMHWEWHGGMTRAIHRKRGGHTPNMQFIVNSHVHHTSYYLIDGKYPQYATLMQSISHPHTAQDKVFARAQESVCTDVERAFGVLQARWGFTRGPVTFYDTVDLRRIMMTCIILHNMIIEDERHIDIDPWVPPPMMKCLQSIGSHPLLFSHTTFICAWNKYATNKVMQS